Proteins encoded together in one Lathyrus oleraceus cultivar Zhongwan6 chromosome 5, CAAS_Psat_ZW6_1.0, whole genome shotgun sequence window:
- the LOC127079691 gene encoding uncharacterized protein LOC127079691, which produces MAADNNLTAMVERIMARNEVDVGLHKPNYTSHLSQYVRQLELPARRKVPKFTKFFGDTSESTIEHVARYLIEAGEIANNESLRIKYFPSSLTRKAFIWFTILPANSIDTWNRLERLFHEKFYMGQSKISLKELASIKQKFTESIDDYLNRFHLLKVRCFTQVPEHELVEMVAGGLDYSIRKKLDTQYLKDIAQLVDRVRQVEHLKAEKARANKNNRKDRITYVELGDDEPETYGDQVDFDKSEIDLAELKQGPPYSCKVLAPSNGKNPIEPDKSDRFPNKTYTFDVTKCDEIFDLLVKDGQMIVPHGTKRSPLKQRKKRGSCMYHNFLGHKTSQCFLFRELVQSTIRDERLKFGDKLKAPIRIDSDSLQIVDAHYTELSMFNMVEISEDSRKNVEMVKVADDVNQETAEGFTNETVEGFVQQVTEGYNKGITVLV; this is translated from the coding sequence ATGGCAGCAGATAATAATCTAACAGCCATGGTCGAAAGAATCATGGCGCGAAATGAGGTAGATGTTGGCCTCCACAAGCCAAATTACACATCACATTTATCTCAGTATGTTCGGCAATTGGAATTACCCGCTAGAaggaaagtccctaagttcactAAGTTCTTTGGGGACACTAGTGAATCCACTATAGAACACGTGGCCAGATACCTCATAGAGGCAGGGGAAATTGCAAATAATGAGAGTCTTAGGATAAAATATTTCCCAAGCTCCCTTACAAGGAAAGCCTTCATATGGTTCACCATATTACCAGCAAATTCCATTGATACTTGGAATCGTTTGGAGAGATTGTTCCATGAGAAATTCTACATGGGACAGTCGAAGATAAGTCTGAAAGAATTGGCCAGCATCAAACAAAAGTTTACTGAGTCAATAGATGATTACCTAAATAGGTTTCATTTGCTTAAGGTGAGATGTTTTACGCAAGTTCCTGAGCACGAGTTGGTCGAAATGGTCGCTGGTGGCCTTGATTACTCTATCAGGAAAAAATTGGATACCCAATACCTGAAAGACATTGCCCAATTGGTTGATAGAGTTCGACAGGTAGAACATTTAAAGGCTGAGAAAGCCAGAGCAAACAAAAATAATAGGAAAGATAGAATAACTTATGTCGAATTAGGTGATGACGAACCTGAAACGTATGGTGATCAGGTAGATTTCGACAAAAGCGAGATTGACCTTGCTGAACTAAAGCAAGGACCACCTTATTCTTGCAAAGTCTTAGCCCCTTCGAATGGTAAGAATCCAATTGAACCTGATAAGAGTGATAGGTTTCCTAATAAAACTTATACCTTCGACGtcaccaaatgtgacgaaatcttcgaCTTGCTTGTCAAAGACGGCCAAATGATAGTGCCTCATGGCACTAAAAGGTCTCCTCTAAAACAAAGAAAAAAGAGGGGTTCTTGTATGTACCATAATTTTTTGGGCCATAAAACTTcacaatgttttcttttcagggagCTTGTGCAAAGTACTATTAGAGACGAAAGACTCAAGTTTGGAGACAAATTAAAGGCTCCAATAAGGATTGATTCAGACTCTCTTCAGATCGTTGATGCTCACTACACTGAACTATCCATGTTCAACATGGTGGAGATATCTGAAGATTCTAGAAAGAATGTTGAGATGGTCAAAGTTGCTGATGACGTCAACCAGGAAACTGCTGAAGGCTTCACCAACGAGACTGTTGAGGGTTTCGTTCAGCAAGTCACTGAAGGATATAATAAAGGGATCActgtgttggtgtaa